One genomic window of Hydra vulgaris chromosome 03, alternate assembly HydraT2T_AEP includes the following:
- the LOC124808892 gene encoding uncharacterized protein LOC124808892 isoform X2, with protein MFKLLQYPLFILFAFSLYFLSINFLFENFSYQVFRTQVPFKLGNISRTLKEKNSELGCVRERFETTLLIIVYNSPLYDNIWLLQDLYGNLFRKIIFCGPEHPSAPSFILKTVTSGGFFTYEECAGRTINVYHNYTGYLLINDDLFLNILNIKNLNLSMIWEGPIPIAPNNSNIKPTGWAWDAPWGVKSCVKALEKSISLNFTNLQKEKAYFFKVVSGQHICYGARADIYYVPYKMAENFSKLAKVFKEENVFLEIAIPTIIRLLTTDVERLNGIYMPDGVTESKAVLNSFSPDLVFIHPMKLSYGARSAENFVFLKNYSLITTALLTC; from the coding sequence atgtttAAATTGCTTCAATAtccactttttattttatttgcattttcactttattttttgtcGATAAACTTTCTCTTCGAAAATTTTTCATACCAAGTCTTTCGAACGCAAGTACCTTTCAAACTCGGCAATATATCAAGAACTCTAAAGGAAAAAAATTCTGAATTGGGATGTGTAAGAGAGCGTTTTGAAACAACGCTTCTCATTATTGTCTACAACTCTCCCCTTTACGACAACATTTGGTTACTTCAAGACTTGTACGGTAACCTTTTCAGGAAGATTATTTTTTGTGGACCAGAACACCCATCGGCGCCTagctttatattaaaaactgttacGTCCGGAGGTTTTTTTACCTATGAAGAGTGTGCTGGCCGTACAATAAATGTTTATCATAATTACACTGGATATTTGCTAATAAACGATGacctttttttgaatattttgaatataaaaaaccttaatttatCTATGATATGGGAAGGTCCAATTCCAATTGCTCCAAATAATTCTAATATAAAGCCAACAGGATGGGCATGGGACGCTCCTTGGGGCGTGAAAAGCTGTGTCAAAGCTCTAGAAAAATCAATTTCATTAAACTTTACAAACCTTCAAAAGgaaaaagcttatttttttaaagttgtttctgGTCAACATATATGTTATGGTGCGAGGGCAGATATTTATTATGTACCATATAAAATGGCGGAAAACTTTAGCAAACttgcaaaagtatttaaagaagaaaatgtGTTTTTAGAAATTGCTATTCCAACTATAATAAGACTGCTTACGACTGATGTCGAAAGGTTAAATGGTATATACATGCCAGACGGCGTAACCGAAAGTAAAGCTGTTTTAAATTCGTTTAGTCCagatttagtttttatacatcCTATGAAACTGTCTTATGGTGCAAGATCTGcagaaaactttgtttttttaaaaaactactcACTTATTACAACTGCCCTTCTTACATGTTAA